A single region of the Methanomassiliicoccales archaeon genome encodes:
- a CDS encoding DUF131 domain-containing protein: MTAVAAVLLGEVKVGLLLFIIPYLYGDSLLGAMAILSMVAGVFLLMADALTFPLSQHSDEENAASSSSATDRRTRRRGGEYGGVLLIGPIPIAFGSSGRAVIVAMAIMAIVLIVLFLLFLLL; this comes from the coding sequence GTGACCGCGGTGGCGGCGGTGCTGCTTGGAGAAGTGAAGGTAGGTCTGCTGCTCTTCATCATCCCCTACCTCTACGGGGATTCCCTATTGGGAGCGATGGCGATCCTATCGATGGTCGCCGGCGTCTTCTTGCTTATGGCTGATGCACTCACTTTCCCCTTATCGCAACATTCTGACGAAGAAAATGCCGCTTCCTCTTCCTCCGCAACGGACCGGAGGACGAGGCGTAGGGGCGGGGAGTATGGGGGGGTGCTGCTCATCGGCCCCATACCGATTGCGTTCGGATCATCTGGCCGGGCCGTCATTGTGGCCATGGCGATCATGGCTATCGTGCTGATCGTGCTATTCCTGCTCTTCCTTCTGCTCTGA
- a CDS encoding Mut7-C RNAse domain-containing protein → MTERPRFAVDEMLGSLARWLRIMGYDTVYTRDRTDSAILHLAKGDGRFLLTRDWELSKRMGEMGVYVESDDLDEQLRQARSRFQLEANAERSRCTVCNGELEVVPPEKAKGHVPEGALENHTSFYLCLACGKFYWRGSHWKQINKRLEDL, encoded by the coding sequence ATGACCGAGCGGCCGCGCTTCGCCGTGGACGAGATGCTCGGCTCCTTGGCTCGCTGGCTGAGGATCATGGGATACGATACGGTGTACACGAGAGATAGGACCGATTCGGCCATCCTGCACCTGGCCAAGGGCGACGGCCGCTTCCTCCTCACCCGGGACTGGGAGCTCTCGAAGCGCATGGGCGAGATGGGCGTCTACGTGGAGAGCGACGACCTGGACGAACAGCTGCGGCAGGCGCGCTCTCGCTTCCAGCTGGAAGCCAACGCCGAGCGGTCCCGATGCACGGTGTGCAACGGCGAGCTGGAAGTGGTTCCTCCGGAGAAAGCCAAGGGACATGTGCCCGAAGGGGCGCTGGAGAATCATACCTCCTTCTACTTGTGCCTGGCCTGCGGCAAGTTCTACTGGCGCGGTTCGCACTGGAAACAGATCAACAAGCGGCTGGAAGACCTGTAG
- a CDS encoding 2,5-diamino-6-(ribosylamino)-4(3H)-pyrimidinone 5'-phosphate reductase, producing the protein MCPHVIVNCAMTADGKIAGRERKQVRISSSEDLERVKQLRAQVDAVLVGVGTVLADDPHLTVKGLLPEKNPLRVILDSQGRTPPSAQVLDTRARTLIATAECCARNWPGAEVVRLGKERVDLTRLMDELDRRGVRTLLVEGGGETIYSFFSAGLVDEYRVFIGSKVLGGRRSPTPADGEGFEGQRCLSLRLLRVDHLGDGVLLSYEVVR; encoded by the coding sequence ATGTGCCCCCACGTCATCGTCAATTGCGCCATGACCGCCGACGGCAAGATCGCCGGCCGGGAACGCAAGCAGGTGCGCATCTCTTCGTCCGAGGACCTGGAGAGAGTGAAGCAGCTCAGAGCGCAGGTGGACGCCGTGTTGGTGGGGGTGGGAACGGTGCTGGCCGACGATCCGCATCTCACGGTCAAAGGCTTGCTCCCGGAGAAGAACCCGCTACGCGTGATTCTGGACAGCCAGGGTCGGACGCCCCCGAGCGCCCAAGTGCTAGATACCAGGGCAAGAACGCTCATCGCCACCGCCGAATGCTGCGCTCGCAACTGGCCAGGAGCGGAGGTCGTCCGCCTGGGGAAGGAGCGAGTGGACCTGACCCGCTTGATGGACGAGCTGGACCGAAGGGGAGTGCGCACCCTGCTGGTGGAAGGGGGCGGAGAGACCATCTACTCCTTCTTCTCCGCCGGCCTGGTCGACGAGTATCGAGTGTTCATAGGCAGCAAGGTGCTTGGAGGAAGACGCTCCCCCACCCCGGCGGACGGGGAGGGCTTCGAGGGCCAAAGATGCCTGAGCCTCAGATTGCTGAGGGTGGATCACCTGGGCGATGGTGTGCTGCTCAGTTACGAGGTCGTCCGATGA
- a CDS encoding PAC2 family protein yields the protein MNGIDIIDIKEKNVKGAYVIDGFPSIGLVGSIVANYLVSFLNLEQIAVVDSVYFPSISLVREGVPLAPVRVYAGALGKKEQDKIVVFVSEFQPSPETLKALAITIMDWVEDHKCKVVISPEGLLSKEESERMVRTAKARADEEVVTELEVSAGAGPSKPNGGAAVFGVGSTPIARAILKEAEVKTFENGVIAGLAGMLLNEGVTRDFDVISLLAEAHVEYPDARAAAAIMTVIDRMLLHAELDLKPLLEEAAMIEETLKEIQKRSSTEEDAAKRRSSVMYS from the coding sequence ATGAACGGCATCGACATCATCGACATCAAGGAGAAGAACGTCAAGGGGGCCTACGTCATCGATGGCTTCCCTTCCATCGGTTTGGTCGGTTCCATAGTGGCGAACTACCTGGTCAGCTTTCTCAACCTAGAACAAATAGCAGTGGTAGACTCCGTTTACTTCCCGTCCATCTCACTCGTCCGGGAAGGCGTGCCTCTGGCGCCGGTGCGGGTGTACGCCGGAGCGCTGGGCAAGAAGGAGCAGGACAAGATCGTGGTGTTCGTGTCCGAGTTCCAGCCGAGCCCGGAGACCCTCAAGGCCCTGGCCATCACCATCATGGACTGGGTGGAGGACCACAAGTGCAAGGTGGTCATCTCTCCCGAAGGTCTTCTTTCCAAAGAGGAATCGGAGCGAATGGTGCGGACGGCAAAGGCGCGGGCGGACGAAGAGGTGGTGACGGAGCTGGAGGTCAGCGCTGGTGCCGGACCATCCAAACCCAACGGCGGAGCGGCAGTGTTCGGCGTAGGGTCGACGCCCATCGCCCGAGCCATTCTCAAGGAGGCCGAGGTCAAGACCTTCGAGAACGGGGTCATCGCCGGCCTGGCGGGCATGCTCCTGAACGAGGGAGTGACCAGGGACTTCGATGTGATCTCCTTGTTGGCGGAAGCGCACGTCGAGTATCCGGACGCGCGGGCGGCCGCGGCCATCATGACCGTCATCGACCGGATGCTGCTCCACGCGGAATTGGACCTGAAGCCGCTGCTTGAAGAGGCGGCGATGATCGAGGAGACCCTCAAGGAGATACAGAAGCGGTCGAGCACCGAGGAAGACGCGGCGAAGAGGCGCTCATCCGTCATGTACAGCTAG
- the rtcA gene encoding RNA 3'-terminal phosphate cyclase, with protein sequence MIEIDGSQGEGGGQMLRTALALSALTGKEFNMTSIRANRQNPGLAAQHVTSVSGVGELCEAEIEGAKAGSMDLRFKPGPMVGGKHQLDVGTAGSVTLVLQACLLALARCRKEVVLQIRGGTNVRWSPPVDHYQLVLLPLLCQMGGEVRMDVVRRGFYPEGGGEVLVTVGPWKHIAPFKAEERGMLRSIDGVCFSRNLPPNICQRMADAARKRFKGIEPHIHMDVGQGPSAGAGVFLCASFGRTILGGDALGERGVSSERVGEKAADALLSEINSRSTLDVHTADQLLPYMALANGESRFLVREITGHLSTQIELVRRFLDVRVELADDGEDHLVSVSPSCT encoded by the coding sequence ATGATCGAGATCGATGGCTCCCAAGGTGAAGGTGGCGGGCAGATGCTTCGCACCGCCCTGGCGCTCTCCGCCCTCACTGGAAAGGAGTTCAATATGACCAGCATCCGGGCCAATCGGCAGAACCCTGGTCTGGCGGCACAGCACGTGACCTCGGTGTCCGGGGTGGGAGAGTTGTGCGAGGCGGAAATCGAGGGAGCGAAGGCCGGATCGATGGACCTGCGTTTCAAGCCCGGACCGATGGTGGGAGGCAAGCACCAGCTGGATGTCGGGACCGCGGGCAGCGTCACCCTCGTCCTGCAGGCCTGCCTCCTCGCCCTTGCTCGCTGCCGGAAGGAGGTCGTTCTGCAGATCCGCGGAGGAACGAACGTCAGATGGTCGCCGCCGGTGGATCACTATCAACTGGTGCTCCTACCTCTCCTATGCCAGATGGGGGGTGAGGTCCGGATGGATGTTGTGCGACGGGGATTCTACCCTGAAGGGGGAGGTGAGGTGCTGGTGACCGTTGGGCCGTGGAAGCACATCGCCCCTTTCAAGGCGGAAGAACGGGGTATGCTTCGCTCCATCGATGGAGTGTGCTTCTCCCGCAATCTACCCCCTAACATATGCCAGAGGATGGCCGATGCGGCGCGCAAGAGGTTCAAAGGCATAGAGCCACACATCCACATGGATGTCGGCCAAGGACCTTCCGCCGGAGCGGGCGTATTCTTGTGCGCGTCGTTTGGGCGGACGATACTGGGTGGAGATGCCCTAGGAGAAAGGGGGGTCAGCTCAGAGAGAGTGGGTGAGAAGGCGGCCGATGCTCTTCTGTCTGAGATCAATAGCCGAAGCACGCTGGATGTGCACACCGCGGACCAGCTCTTGCCCTACATGGCCCTGGCGAACGGCGAATCCCGCTTCTTGGTGAGGGAGATCACCGGCCACCTATCCACTCAAATCGAACTGGTGCGTCGGTTCCTCGACGTCCGGGTGGAGCTTGCTGATGATGGAGAAGATCACCTGGTCAGCGTCTCGCCTAGCTGTACATGA
- a CDS encoding cation:proton antiporter, producing the protein MVATQQVMLEVGIIMLVAFIGAALASKAKQSVIIGYILAGILIGPNLRFELFGFRYEGIISDLSFISYMSQIGLMMLLFFVGLEFSVSKLKKTKAPAILLAVVNTGLDMFVGILLGLALGWPLVDTIFLAGVVAMGSAAITGKSLMELQKFSNPETEFLLGMVVVEDFLSMVLLTIAGGLVIQSGGVGLGAGNFLGMLVGVAAFYGFFAFLAIWVIPRASKHMQKIRSDELFVLFALGLVFLSSALAEVSGVPAIIGAFFLGMVFAETKVADRIDSKLTSFRDAFVAIFFVLFGMLIDPAMFQSVLWIVLAAVPLVLLSDLLITGALAYLLGFSGRAATSMGAAMCGRGAESVMYASVGSSAVNATKGAELYPFAGAFCFILSVITPTLMRFSDNIYRVLSRILPQYAKHSGAVISRTLGKIVLPSPLRLFKRGRRIEIGLIAFFVLLIAVAVSDSWLHIMLAAVGLAVTIWIFRVLDEELRPIVRSINYDNLNVSSRDGRPISRFISSFVSDSLIMMLVVAFVFLYVWWLSVVVMVVYFFAMLALMKMYSRRMRSPLPFAGVSSAKSVWGFEKPSGPNKGGSDEEVLPGERLRTRMLRGKVKPANGNGKKKRRL; encoded by the coding sequence ATGGTCGCAACGCAACAGGTGATGCTCGAGGTAGGGATCATCATGTTGGTCGCGTTCATCGGCGCAGCCCTGGCCTCGAAGGCCAAGCAGAGTGTCATCATCGGATACATCCTCGCAGGCATCCTCATCGGTCCGAACCTGAGATTCGAGCTCTTCGGTTTCCGCTATGAAGGCATCATCTCCGACCTCTCCTTCATCAGCTACATGTCGCAGATCGGCCTCATGATGCTGTTGTTCTTCGTGGGGCTGGAGTTCTCCGTCAGCAAGCTGAAGAAGACGAAAGCTCCGGCGATTCTGCTGGCGGTCGTCAACACCGGCCTGGACATGTTCGTTGGGATATTGTTGGGTCTTGCCCTTGGCTGGCCGTTGGTTGACACCATCTTCCTTGCGGGCGTGGTGGCCATGGGCTCCGCTGCCATAACGGGCAAGTCGCTCATGGAGCTGCAGAAGTTCTCCAATCCGGAAACGGAGTTCCTGCTGGGCATGGTGGTGGTAGAGGACTTCCTGTCCATGGTCCTGCTCACCATCGCCGGCGGACTGGTCATCCAGAGCGGGGGCGTGGGCCTGGGCGCAGGCAACTTCCTAGGCATGCTCGTGGGCGTGGCCGCCTTCTACGGATTCTTCGCCTTCCTGGCCATCTGGGTCATACCTCGGGCATCGAAGCACATGCAGAAGATCCGCAGCGATGAGCTGTTCGTGCTCTTCGCCCTCGGCCTGGTGTTCCTGTCTTCCGCTCTAGCGGAGGTCTCGGGTGTTCCGGCGATCATCGGCGCGTTCTTCCTGGGCATGGTGTTCGCGGAGACCAAGGTCGCCGACCGCATCGATAGCAAGCTCACCTCGTTCCGCGATGCCTTCGTGGCCATCTTCTTCGTCCTCTTCGGCATGCTCATCGACCCGGCCATGTTCCAGTCCGTGCTCTGGATCGTGCTGGCCGCGGTGCCGTTGGTGCTCTTGAGCGATCTATTGATCACGGGTGCCCTGGCGTACCTGCTGGGCTTCTCCGGTCGGGCCGCCACCTCCATGGGCGCGGCCATGTGCGGGCGGGGCGCCGAATCGGTCATGTATGCCAGCGTGGGCAGCAGCGCCGTCAATGCCACCAAGGGTGCGGAGCTGTATCCGTTCGCAGGCGCGTTCTGCTTCATCTTGAGCGTCATCACTCCAACGCTGATGCGGTTCAGCGACAACATCTACCGCGTGCTCTCGCGTATCTTGCCCCAATACGCCAAGCACTCTGGCGCGGTCATCTCGCGCACCTTGGGCAAGATAGTCCTGCCTTCCCCCCTTCGGCTGTTCAAGCGGGGGCGTCGCATCGAGATCGGGCTCATCGCCTTCTTCGTGCTGCTCATCGCAGTGGCGGTCAGCGATTCCTGGCTCCACATCATGTTGGCAGCGGTCGGACTGGCGGTCACCATCTGGATCTTCAGGGTCCTGGACGAGGAGCTGCGCCCCATCGTACGCTCCATCAACTACGACAACCTCAACGTGTCCAGCAGGGACGGACGACCGATCAGCCGCTTCATCTCCTCCTTCGTCTCCGATAGCCTGATCATGATGCTGGTGGTGGCCTTCGTCTTCCTCTACGTCTGGTGGTTGAGCGTGGTGGTCATGGTGGTCTACTTCTTCGCCATGCTTGCGCTGATGAAGATGTACTCCCGACGCATGCGATCCCCCTTGCCTTTTGCTGGCGTCTCCTCCGCCAAGAGCGTTTGGGGGTTCGAGAAGCCCTCTGGACCGAACAAAGGGGGGTCCGACGAGGAAGTTCTTCCAGGGGAGAGACTGCGCACGCGCATGCTCCGGGGAAAGGTGAAGCCGGCCAACGGCAACGGCAAGAAGAAGCGGCGGCTCTGA
- a CDS encoding DUF1638 domain-containing protein, translating into MEGSPSNGHPRIGIIACEILKREIEMLTKDDPDIVHREYLEFGLHIDSAVLKAKVTEKVNALKGKVDSVFLGYAICQSLRDITKQVEVPTSMMESDDCIGAFITPEEYAREKRVCTGTWFSTPGWAELGIDGVIKELHLDCMKDQGYDRMFFLKMLFEGYHRCLYVDTGTGEKEKYEGMSKDFARRLNLKHESRGCDLRVLEKALAEAKELARSANEEKAAQPEPAASPA; encoded by the coding sequence ATGGAAGGCAGCCCCAGCAACGGACATCCACGAATAGGCATCATCGCCTGCGAGATCCTGAAGCGGGAGATAGAGATGCTCACCAAGGATGACCCGGACATCGTGCATCGAGAGTATCTGGAGTTCGGGCTGCACATCGATTCCGCCGTGCTCAAGGCCAAGGTGACGGAGAAGGTGAACGCGCTCAAGGGCAAGGTGGACTCCGTGTTCTTGGGCTATGCCATCTGCCAGTCGCTGCGGGACATCACCAAGCAGGTAGAGGTTCCCACGTCCATGATGGAATCGGACGACTGCATCGGAGCCTTCATCACCCCGGAGGAGTACGCGCGGGAGAAGCGGGTGTGCACCGGCACCTGGTTCTCCACTCCGGGCTGGGCGGAGCTCGGCATCGACGGGGTGATCAAAGAGCTGCACCTGGATTGCATGAAGGACCAGGGCTACGATCGCATGTTCTTCTTGAAGATGCTCTTCGAAGGCTATCACCGCTGCCTGTACGTGGACACGGGCACCGGGGAGAAGGAGAAGTACGAGGGCATGTCCAAGGACTTCGCCAGGCGCCTGAACCTGAAGCATGAGAGCCGAGGGTGCGATCTGCGAGTCCTCGAGAAGGCCCTGGCGGAGGCGAAGGAATTGGCCCGGTCTGCCAACGAGGAGAAAGCGGCCCAACCGGAGCCTGCGGCATCGCCGGCCTGA
- a CDS encoding hotdog fold thioesterase, giving the protein MSVGIRVPGSVRARLKAIEGCEFALVNGMKVTKVGEDEMVVEMGLHGKLNGFGTGHGGAIFALADQAFAISCNQGEHPQVAKEVRMRYLKPARGKLRAVARQVKEDERTSLCLVSVHSEEGVVAEFEGVGYKLRQKPKAASSNSL; this is encoded by the coding sequence TTGAGCGTCGGGATAAGGGTCCCTGGCAGCGTCCGCGCACGGCTGAAGGCGATCGAAGGCTGTGAGTTCGCCCTAGTCAATGGGATGAAGGTGACGAAGGTCGGCGAGGATGAGATGGTGGTGGAGATGGGCCTCCATGGAAAGCTCAACGGCTTTGGCACCGGCCACGGCGGGGCGATATTCGCCCTAGCGGACCAGGCCTTCGCCATCTCCTGCAATCAAGGAGAGCACCCCCAGGTGGCCAAGGAAGTGAGGATGAGGTATCTCAAGCCAGCCAGAGGCAAGCTGAGAGCGGTCGCGCGCCAGGTCAAAGAGGACGAGCGCACGTCCTTGTGTCTGGTATCCGTTCATTCAGAAGAGGGCGTGGTGGCAGAGTTCGAAGGTGTCGGGTACAAGCTCCGCCAAAAACCAAAAGCCGCCTCCTCCAATAGCTTGTGA
- a CDS encoding site-specific integrase, whose amino-acid sequence MNDEGIMHEVCALNSLLKFIGNGAVEKAKIRVPTAFPKQSKERLPPMTGEERALIIRTAETVPDNDWKRLEAYAMTVMAICSGVRSKELRLTNLSDLDMNTWTLHAEEVKGKGRYGRPRDPPIDPDGHRFIERYVRVRNRVVSKNCPDNQALFPALGDRHGDGYFVTNSLARLRAIVKEETGVEFDGRTCRRTYAQKCIDDGMPVENVSLFLGHKTSKTTEESYCRKKPEKAIAEARCTWAEQDAKKHSPVPRVKEQPRLENNSLLIEKEKWIAGYA is encoded by the coding sequence TTGAATGACGAGGGCATAATGCACGAAGTATGTGCGCTGAACAGCCTCCTGAAGTTCATCGGGAATGGTGCGGTTGAGAAAGCGAAAATCAGAGTGCCTACCGCATTTCCGAAGCAAAGCAAGGAGCGTCTGCCTCCGATGACTGGTGAAGAGCGTGCCCTGATAATCAGGACAGCCGAGACGGTCCCTGACAACGATTGGAAAAGGCTTGAGGCCTACGCTATGACCGTCATGGCAATCTGTTCCGGTGTAAGATCCAAGGAACTGAGGCTAACCAACCTCAGCGACTTGGACATGAACACATGGACGCTTCACGCAGAAGAGGTCAAAGGCAAAGGCAGGTATGGGAGGCCGAGAGACCCACCGATAGACCCAGACGGACACCGATTCATTGAGCGTTACGTCAGGGTGAGAAATCGGGTGGTGTCCAAGAACTGCCCAGACAATCAGGCCCTATTTCCGGCGTTAGGTGACCGTCACGGGGACGGTTATTTTGTGACGAACAGCCTGGCGAGACTCAGGGCGATTGTCAAGGAAGAAACGGGCGTGGAGTTCGATGGTAGAACGTGCCGCCGTACCTATGCTCAGAAATGCATTGACGATGGCATGCCAGTCGAGAATGTATCTCTCTTCCTTGGGCATAAAACATCCAAGACCACAGAGGAATCTTATTGCCGTAAGAAGCCTGAAAAGGCGATAGCGGAGGCTCGATGTACCTGGGCAGAGCAGGATGCAAAAAAACATTCACCTGTTCCAAGGGTTAAAGAGCAACCGAGACTGGAAAACAATTCCCTCTTGATTGAAAAAGAAAAATGGATTGCTGGCTATGCATGA
- a CDS encoding Ig-like domain-containing protein has protein sequence MTSGGWQLASLPIPTNSSKVSFFFSEDTVGFGPYEGVYVDDIVIAGTDVTPPVSLVGSMPSCTNSTVVPIPFIASDTGGGSVAYVELFFRKGTSGAFTRYAPSGNPSGHWSSSPILFDPSSSGGDGVYGFYTIIATDDLGNVEQAPTSPDATTTYDTLPPSTSLGLTGVEGSSGWYRSQVNATLVAGDTTSGVHKTFFSIDSGAFSEYATQLMVSADGVHALQYYSTDLAGNVESTRSMVLKIDKTPSLITMHQSNGSIFTSSSVSILWACADSTSGISQTVTILDDGTPITHSASSYAAEISTPLSGLHDGQHQLVVRVIDDAGNVAEKSISFNVDTNLLSPTGPMGAIPLVLIVVVLVLVSVVVVHYLRKRRVGSS, from the coding sequence GTGACCAGCGGAGGTTGGCAGCTTGCATCATTACCGATTCCGACCAACAGCTCGAAGGTCAGCTTCTTCTTCAGTGAAGACACAGTAGGCTTTGGCCCATATGAGGGCGTCTATGTCGACGACATCGTGATTGCTGGCACTGACGTGACCCCTCCCGTTTCTTTAGTCGGTTCGATGCCAAGCTGCACCAACTCAACCGTAGTTCCAATTCCGTTCATCGCCTCCGATACCGGAGGCGGTTCAGTTGCGTACGTTGAGCTATTCTTCAGAAAAGGGACATCTGGGGCGTTCACACGATATGCGCCTTCTGGAAACCCTTCAGGTCATTGGTCTTCCAGCCCGATTCTATTCGATCCCTCATCATCCGGCGGAGATGGTGTCTATGGTTTCTACACTATAATAGCTACGGATGACTTAGGAAACGTCGAGCAGGCGCCAACCAGCCCTGATGCGACGACGACCTATGACACGCTGCCACCTTCAACCTCGCTAGGACTAACGGGTGTGGAGGGGTCGAGCGGCTGGTACAGGTCTCAAGTGAATGCGACCCTGGTTGCAGGGGATACCACGAGCGGAGTTCACAAGACATTCTTCAGTATTGATTCTGGGGCTTTTTCCGAGTATGCAACTCAATTGATGGTCTCAGCCGATGGCGTCCACGCCCTTCAGTATTATTCAACAGACCTGGCGGGCAACGTGGAATCCACCCGTAGTATGGTCTTGAAGATAGACAAGACTCCGTCGCTTATCACAATGCATCAAAGCAACGGAAGCATCTTCACTTCTAGCTCAGTCTCTATCTTGTGGGCGTGTGCTGACAGCACAAGCGGAATCAGTCAGACCGTTACCATTCTCGACGATGGAACGCCGATCACGCACTCCGCTTCTTCCTATGCGGCTGAAATCTCCACGCCCCTGTCCGGCCTTCACGACGGCCAACATCAGTTGGTTGTCCGGGTCATCGACGATGCTGGTAACGTCGCGGAGAAATCAATCTCGTTCAATGTGGACACCAATCTGCTAAGCCCAACCGGACCGATGGGAGCAATTCCGCTGGTCTTGATAGTCGTGGTGCTAGTCCTTGTAAGCGTGGTCGTGGTCCATTACCTTCGGAAAAGGAGGGTTGGAAGTAGCTAG
- a CDS encoding ice-binding family protein: MRKGARAFKMILPALLALSILSLLSASILAGGGMMQGQSAPGKSIRAGAGGMDGPGFTTGTSIQAPVDLGSAGNFVILAKSGISTTGTTSIVGNIGVSPAAASYITGFDLIMDSSNQFATSSLVTGNVYAADYAPPTPTVMTTAISDMETAYTDAAGRTLPDYTELGAGNIGGMTLVPGLYKWSSGVTIPTDVTLSGSSNDVWIFQIAQNLDISSATQVILSDDAQANNIFWQVAGQTTLGTTSVFYGNILDQTAIVLNTGATLNGRALAQTVVTCDANAITMPKDITAPTVTLTVPANAATGVAVNSAMAASFSEAMDNLTITSSTFTLVHGVTPVSGTVTYSGLTATFTPAVDLAYNTVYNATITTGAKDLAGNALASDYVWSFTTGAAPDIIAPTVTLTVPANAATGVAINGAMTATFSEAMDPLTITTATFILKQGATPVSGAVTYAGVTATFTPAVDLAYNTVYNATITTGAMDLAGNALASNYTWTFTTGAAPASSGLPLWAIILIIVVVAGIVAAAIFRLAKKPSKK, translated from the coding sequence ATGAGAAAGGGAGCACGAGCCTTCAAGATGATCCTGCCCGCGCTGCTGGCCCTCAGCATCCTATCCCTCCTCTCCGCCTCCATCCTTGCTGGCGGAGGCATGATGCAAGGCCAGTCAGCTCCGGGCAAGAGCATCCGAGCCGGTGCAGGGGGCATGGACGGCCCAGGCTTTACCACCGGTACATCAATACAAGCGCCAGTTGACCTTGGGTCGGCCGGCAATTTCGTCATTCTAGCAAAATCAGGGATCTCAACCACTGGAACCACCTCGATTGTTGGAAATATTGGAGTGAGCCCAGCAGCCGCGAGCTACATAACTGGATTCGATTTAATAATGGATTCCTCCAATCAATTCGCGACATCATCTTTGGTTACCGGAAACGTTTATGCAGCCGACTATGCGCCTCCAACTCCAACTGTTATGACTACAGCTATAAGCGACATGGAAACAGCGTACACTGATGCCGCCGGACGAACTTTACCGGATTATACTGAACTTGGAGCTGGAAATATCGGCGGAATGACATTAGTCCCCGGCCTCTACAAATGGAGCAGTGGCGTGACAATACCAACAGATGTCACCCTCTCGGGAAGCTCAAATGATGTATGGATATTCCAGATAGCGCAAAATCTCGATATCAGCTCTGCTACGCAGGTTATCTTAAGTGACGATGCGCAGGCAAATAACATCTTCTGGCAAGTCGCTGGCCAAACGACACTTGGAACAACATCTGTCTTCTATGGAAATATCCTGGATCAAACAGCGATTGTGCTGAATACTGGCGCAACGCTTAACGGCAGAGCGCTGGCACAGACTGTGGTCACCTGCGACGCCAATGCCATCACTATGCCTAAAGATATCACCGCACCCACCGTGACTCTCACAGTCCCGGCTAATGCTGCCACAGGTGTGGCCGTCAACAGTGCAATGGCCGCCAGCTTCAGTGAAGCGATGGATAACTTGACGATCACCAGTTCCACATTCACCTTGGTGCATGGGGTCACGCCTGTTTCAGGCACTGTGACCTACTCTGGCTTAACGGCGACCTTTACGCCGGCAGTCGATCTCGCATACAACACCGTCTATAACGCCACGATCACGACCGGGGCCAAGGACCTGGCCGGCAATGCACTGGCAAGTGACTATGTATGGAGCTTTACCACAGGTGCGGCCCCAGACATCATCGCACCGACAGTGACTCTCACAGTCCCGGCCAACGCTGCCACGGGTGTGGCAATCAACGGTGCAATGACCGCAACCTTCAGTGAGGCGATGGACCCCTTAACGATAACCACCGCCACATTTATCTTGAAGCAAGGGGCAACCCCTGTTTCAGGAGCGGTGACCTACGCTGGCGTCACGGCGACCTTTACGCCGGCAGTCGATCTCGCATACAACACCGTCTATAACGCCACGATCACGACCGGGGCCATGGACCTGGCCGGCAATGCACTGGCCAGTAATTACACATGGACCTTTACCACTGGTGCGGCCCCAGCCTCCTCAGGATTACCGCTCTGGGCGATTATTCTGATAATCGTGGTAGTTGCCGGAATAGTAGCTGCCGCAATTTTCCGCCTCGCAAAGAAACCCTCGAAGAAATGA
- a CDS encoding UPF0147 family protein, with translation MDSRLRQIIEVLDQLAEDTSVPRNIRRGATSAKERLLQTKEAMDVRAASAIFILDDLANDPNIPLHGRTLIWNLISQLETIK, from the coding sequence ATGGATTCGAGGTTGAGACAGATCATCGAGGTGCTGGACCAGCTGGCCGAGGACACCTCGGTGCCCAGGAACATCAGACGTGGCGCCACCTCGGCGAAGGAGCGCTTGCTGCAGACAAAAGAGGCCATGGACGTCAGGGCCGCCAGCGCGATATTCATCCTCGATGACCTGGCCAACGACCCTAACATTCCCTTGCACGGGCGGACGTTGATCTGGAACCTCATCAGTCAATTGGAAACCATAAAGTGA